Proteins encoded within one genomic window of Bacillus thuringiensis:
- a CDS encoding DUF2690 domain-containing protein, which yields MKLFKKVSACLCLALLVITSVFSTTNNDKAFAEDHSYDGKSPYYNSCDQSAVTKEKKWIDSNSYVELKFSTTCKTAWAKVTVTRAAVYNNEADARIVRKTDGKAYTCGSAGGNGVVNKGQTSCYTPMVYDLDPRKAQAQGKHAIPNSDAYNYAETIWY from the coding sequence ATGAAGCTTTTTAAAAAGGTAAGCGCATGTCTTTGTCTGGCATTGCTCGTCATAACTAGTGTTTTTAGTACGACGAATAATGATAAAGCATTTGCAGAAGACCATTCATATGATGGGAAAAGTCCTTACTACAATAGCTGTGATCAATCAGCGGTAACGAAAGAAAAGAAGTGGATTGATTCAAATTCTTATGTAGAATTAAAATTTAGCACGACTTGTAAGACAGCATGGGCAAAAGTTACTGTAACTCGTGCAGCGGTTTATAATAACGAAGCTGATGCAAGGATCGTCAGAAAAACCGATGGAAAGGCATATACTTGCGGAAGCGCTGGAGGAAATGGTGTCGTGAATAAAGGGCAAACATCATGCTATACGCCAATGGTATATGATTTAGATCCAAGAAAGGCACAAGCACAAGGGAAACATGCAATTCCGAATAGTGATGCATATAATTATGCTGAGACTATTTGGTATTAA
- a CDS encoding DUF2690 domain-containing protein, translating to MFKKLMKVCVLSVASVGVLFSFQGSTFAATDLSSYYDGKNPATTKVYGGSTTCDADGFNAKSTAVYEGSKKVGTVYLRYSNKCHAAWSKLVLDQPAPAVSGGVYAYAVINKYKNGVFQKSVDSNSGNGAIKTGQTSTYTGMVFDLTADFGYTADAEAVTINNGYGKTGRY from the coding sequence ATGTTTAAAAAGTTAATGAAAGTATGTGTGTTAAGTGTAGCGAGTGTAGGGGTATTATTTAGTTTTCAAGGAAGTACATTTGCAGCAACCGATCTGAGTAGTTATTATGACGGGAAGAATCCAGCAACAACGAAAGTATACGGAGGCAGTACAACATGTGATGCAGATGGATTTAATGCAAAGTCTACAGCGGTGTATGAAGGTAGTAAAAAAGTAGGAACAGTGTATTTACGTTACAGTAATAAATGTCACGCGGCATGGTCTAAGCTTGTTTTAGATCAACCAGCACCTGCTGTTTCTGGAGGAGTATATGCTTACGCTGTTATTAATAAATATAAAAATGGTGTATTTCAAAAATCAGTAGATTCTAATAGTGGTAATGGAGCAATTAAAACGGGGCAAACGAGCACCTATACAGGAATGGTATTTGATTTAACTGCTGATTTTGGTTATACAGCTGATGCTGAAGCGGTGACGATTAATAATGGCTATGGGAAAACTGGACGTTATTAA
- a CDS encoding LysR family transcriptional regulator has protein sequence MEIKQLITFKIAADTLNFTQTAKKLNFAQSSVTAQIKTLETELGAPLFERLGKRLFLTEAGRKFQLYADKMIALSNEAKMAVKDDEEIAGTLTIGAQESQCTYRLPSILKRFKAQFPQIKLIFKPAHSNKDAKEQLMEGKVDFAFILDECKTEDALHVEPLMKEELKVVAASGHHLLQQTSVSIKDLEKETLLLTEIGCSYRTLFEELFRAKDIYPANKIEFVSVEAIKQCVIADLGIAVLPAIVVEKDIREGTIKELHLENAISPIFTQIAWHKDKWMTVPLQQFIDVTREFFTTD, from the coding sequence ATGGAGATAAAGCAGTTAATTACATTTAAAATAGCCGCGGATACTTTGAACTTTACACAAACTGCGAAGAAATTAAACTTTGCTCAATCGAGCGTGACAGCGCAAATTAAAACGTTAGAAACTGAGCTAGGTGCGCCGTTATTTGAAAGATTAGGGAAACGTCTTTTCTTAACTGAAGCAGGAAGGAAGTTTCAACTATATGCTGATAAGATGATTGCACTTAGTAACGAAGCGAAAATGGCTGTGAAAGATGATGAAGAAATAGCTGGTACGTTAACGATTGGTGCACAAGAAAGTCAGTGTACATATAGGCTTCCATCTATATTAAAGAGGTTTAAAGCACAATTTCCTCAAATAAAGCTTATATTTAAACCAGCGCATTCCAATAAAGATGCGAAGGAGCAATTGATGGAGGGAAAAGTCGATTTTGCATTTATTTTGGACGAATGTAAAACAGAAGATGCTTTACATGTGGAGCCGCTTATGAAAGAAGAATTAAAAGTAGTAGCTGCTTCAGGGCATCATTTACTCCAGCAAACTTCCGTTTCTATAAAAGATTTAGAGAAGGAAACACTTTTATTAACAGAAATAGGGTGCTCATATCGGACTTTATTTGAAGAGTTATTTCGTGCGAAAGACATATATCCAGCAAATAAGATTGAGTTTGTTAGTGTCGAGGCAATTAAACAATGCGTCATTGCGGATTTAGGTATAGCAGTTTTGCCAGCAATAGTAGTAGAAAAAGATATACGAGAGGGGACGATAAAAGAGTTACATTTAGAAAATGCAATCTCTCCGATTTTTACACAAATTGCTTGGCATAAAGATAAATGGATGACAGTGCCACTGCAGCAATTTATTGATGTAACGAGGGAGTTTTTTACAACGGATTAA
- a CDS encoding quinone oxidoreductase family protein, translating into MKALCFETFGDANVLQYKEISDPIINPNEILIRTKAIGLNFADIYRRRGDYHLAGNPPYILGYEGAGIVEKVGANVTTISPGDRIAFADVPFANAELVAVPSEKVIPLPDSISFETAASVLLQGLTAHYLTKDSYQIKQGDTALVHAAAGGVGQLLIQMIKLQGGTVIGLTSSTEKNKVATLAGADHVFLYTEKWHSKVLEITNGTGVNVVYESVGSTLEESFNATKIGGTVVFYGMAGGNPAPVDPRMLMDTSKTLTGGDLWNILTTYEERKKRSTQLFDWIATGKLNIASPTTFSLQDGARAHELLESRKSTGKILLIP; encoded by the coding sequence ATGAAAGCACTTTGTTTCGAAACATTCGGAGATGCTAATGTACTTCAATATAAAGAAATCTCTGATCCAATCATTAATCCAAATGAAATTCTTATTCGTACGAAAGCAATTGGTTTAAATTTTGCTGATATTTATAGACGCCGCGGCGATTATCATCTCGCTGGTAATCCGCCCTATATATTAGGCTATGAAGGCGCTGGTATTGTTGAAAAAGTAGGAGCTAATGTTACTACTATCAGCCCTGGAGACCGTATTGCATTTGCTGACGTTCCATTTGCAAATGCAGAACTAGTTGCCGTCCCATCAGAAAAAGTAATCCCACTACCAGATTCTATTTCTTTTGAAACAGCCGCTTCTGTCTTATTACAAGGATTAACAGCACATTATTTAACGAAAGATAGCTATCAAATAAAACAAGGTGATACAGCTTTAGTCCATGCTGCGGCTGGTGGCGTTGGTCAACTTCTTATTCAAATGATTAAACTACAGGGCGGAACAGTAATTGGTCTTACGTCATCAACCGAAAAAAACAAAGTAGCCACGTTAGCTGGGGCTGATCACGTATTTTTATATACGGAAAAATGGCATTCAAAAGTACTTGAAATAACAAACGGCACTGGAGTAAATGTTGTATATGAATCAGTAGGTTCTACATTAGAGGAAAGTTTTAACGCTACTAAAATTGGTGGTACTGTCGTATTTTACGGAATGGCCGGCGGTAATCCTGCGCCTGTTGATCCACGTATGCTTATGGATACTTCAAAAACTTTAACTGGTGGAGATCTTTGGAACATTCTTACTACGTATGAAGAACGCAAAAAACGCTCTACTCAATTATTTGATTGGATCGCAACTGGAAAATTAAACATTGCGAGTCCTACTACATTCTCTTTACAAGACGGTGCTCGCGCCCATGAATTATTAGAGAGCAGAAAAAGTACAGGGAAGATTTTATTAATTCCATAA
- a CDS encoding putative protein N(5)-glutamine methyltransferase, with the protein MDNKTEKCIINRLQSAGCVFAEEETRLLISAARTPEDLKRMVEMRADGLPLEYVVGYAEFCGLRIEVDRGVFVPRQRTEFLVHQAEALLCFGDIVVDLCCGSGAVGVALAAALGRVELYSVDIDPVAVRCASRNVTNFGGHVFEGDLYKALPHALKGHVNILVANVPYVPTEAIKLLPQEARLHEPNVALDGGEDGLDIQRRVAKEAFLWLAPGGHLLIETSKMQATQTFEIFAGAGLTTRVARDEELDATVVIGSNSSF; encoded by the coding sequence TTGGACAATAAAACGGAAAAATGTATAATTAACAGGCTTCAGAGCGCGGGTTGTGTTTTCGCAGAAGAAGAGACCCGGTTACTTATTTCAGCAGCCCGAACTCCAGAGGACCTCAAGAGAATGGTGGAAATGCGAGCCGATGGTTTACCACTTGAATATGTTGTTGGATACGCAGAATTTTGTGGGTTGCGGATAGAAGTGGACCGAGGTGTTTTCGTACCTCGTCAACGTACCGAGTTTCTTGTTCACCAAGCAGAAGCTCTGTTATGCTTTGGTGATATCGTCGTTGATCTATGTTGCGGTTCAGGTGCTGTCGGTGTAGCTCTGGCGGCAGCTTTAGGACGAGTTGAATTGTATTCTGTTGACATTGATCCTGTCGCAGTACGATGTGCTAGCCGCAACGTAACAAATTTCGGTGGCCATGTTTTTGAAGGTGACTTGTATAAAGCTTTGCCTCACGCACTTAAAGGCCATGTGAACATCTTAGTTGCCAACGTACCTTATGTTCCTACCGAGGCAATAAAGCTGCTTCCACAGGAGGCCCGCCTACATGAACCGAATGTGGCGCTAGACGGAGGAGAGGATGGACTCGACATTCAGCGAAGAGTAGCAAAAGAAGCATTTCTCTGGCTCGCACCGGGAGGGCATCTTTTAATAGAGACGAGTAAAATGCAGGCAACTCAGACCTTTGAAATCTTTGCTGGTGCTGGGCTTACCACAAGAGTGGCTAGAGACGAGGAACTAGACGCTACTGTCGTTATAGGATCGAATTCTAGTTTTTAG
- a CDS encoding histidine phosphatase family protein, giving the protein MKNRETDSNVVTLYVTRHGKTILNTNHRAQGWADSPLVEKGVEVASNLGTGLKDIHFTSAYSSDSGRAIETANLVLKYSEQSKLKLEKRKDLRELNFGIFEGEKLENMWDVVGKAAGVASPEELMKFSIQEVIDLIRAADPTKQAENWELFSTRIKAEIDKISEEAAKDGGGNVLVVVHGLLITTLIEMLDSSKTKLGVENASVTKIVYQDGTYTVESVGDMSYVAKGKESVEI; this is encoded by the coding sequence ATGAAGAATCGAGAAACAGATAGCAATGTAGTTACGTTATATGTTACAAGACATGGTAAAACAATATTAAATACGAACCATCGCGCGCAAGGTTGGGCAGACTCTCCGTTAGTAGAAAAAGGTGTGGAAGTTGCCTCTAATTTAGGAACGGGATTAAAAGATATTCATTTTACAAGTGCGTATAGTAGTGATAGCGGCCGAGCGATTGAAACTGCTAATTTAGTATTAAAATATAGTGAGCAATCAAAATTGAAACTTGAGAAAAGAAAAGATTTACGAGAATTAAATTTCGGTATTTTTGAAGGTGAAAAACTTGAAAATATGTGGGATGTGGTTGGAAAAGCTGCAGGCGTTGCATCACCAGAAGAACTTATGAAGTTTTCTATTCAAGAAGTTATTGATCTTATTAGAGCAGCAGATCCTACGAAACAGGCGGAAAATTGGGAGTTATTTTCTACTCGTATAAAAGCAGAGATAGATAAAATTAGTGAAGAAGCAGCTAAAGATGGTGGCGGTAACGTTTTAGTTGTCGTTCATGGGCTATTGATTACTACCTTAATAGAAATGCTAGACAGTAGTAAAACGAAACTTGGAGTGGAAAATGCTAGTGTGACGAAGATTGTATATCAAGATGGAACATATACAGTCGAGTCAGTTGGAGATATGAGTTATGTTGCAAAAGGGAAAGAAAGTGTGGAAATATAA
- a CDS encoding GNAT family N-acetyltransferase, translating into MVTIRQERQTDYRKTEEVVQQAFLNEEFSDKKEHELVKRIRECDAFVPELSIVAVDEEIVGHIMLSKITIEKDGASVDSLALAPVSVATGHQKKGIGGKLIVTALEKAKELGYGSVVVLGHPEYYPKFGFKKASEWNIKAPFEVPDEVFMVMELRENALEGVKGIVQYSSAFAE; encoded by the coding sequence ATGGTAACGATTAGACAAGAACGACAAACCGATTATAGAAAAACGGAAGAAGTTGTACAACAAGCATTTTTAAATGAAGAATTTAGTGATAAAAAGGAACATGAACTTGTAAAGCGTATTAGAGAATGTGACGCGTTTGTTCCTGAGTTATCTATCGTTGCGGTAGACGAGGAAATAGTCGGTCATATTATGTTATCGAAAATTACGATAGAAAAGGATGGAGCTTCTGTAGATTCATTAGCGCTTGCACCAGTATCAGTTGCTACGGGCCATCAGAAAAAAGGGATTGGTGGAAAACTTATTGTAACTGCGTTAGAAAAGGCGAAAGAACTTGGATACGGGTCAGTTGTAGTGTTAGGACATCCAGAATACTATCCGAAATTTGGTTTTAAAAAAGCAAGTGAGTGGAACATAAAAGCACCATTTGAAGTGCCAGATGAAGTGTTTATGGTGATGGAATTAAGGGAGAATGCTCTTGAAGGTGTAAAAGGAATTGTACAATATTCGAGTGCTTTTGCAGAGTAG
- a CDS encoding endonuclease MutS2 yields the protein MNTMTFEKLQYNELKEIVKSYCVSGLGKELLNKLEPSTSIKVVRNRLNETTEARAIVDAEGHVPFFGISNIASTIQKLEKGMILDPEELVSVSDFLRGCRKIKKFMLDKEFFAPVLASYANSMTEYKSIEEEINFSIKGNSIDAAASKELKRIRNNIDSVEGKIKERLTKFLNSSANKKYIQEFFISKKDDRYTIPIKSSYKNQVAGSIVEASAKGSTVFIEPHTVTKLNVELASLKAEEAMEEYQILATLSGIVVENIYHIKINMELISQYDMVFAKAKFSKSIDGIEPKLNDHGYIHLVNCKHPLLSGKVVPLHFEIGQNYRSLIITGPNAGGKTIVLKTIGLLTLATMSGLHIAGDKETEIAIFENVFVDIGDNQSIENALSTFSSHMKNLSEIMRMSNNNTLLLFDEIGSGTEPNEGAALAISILEEFYLAGCITVASTHYGEIKRFSEMHDDFMNAAMQFNSETLEPLYKLVIGKSGESNALWIANKMNVREHVLKRAKEYMGNKEYALEKVNESKIRKPKFVQEKRENHYEYKIGDRVNLLDYDDFGIIYKEIDNFYNVVVYYNGEFVEVNVKCITLEVAAKELYPEGYDLNTLFVDYKERKMQHDIERGSKKALRKIQKEIRKNRG from the coding sequence ATGAATACGATGACTTTTGAAAAGTTACAATATAACGAATTAAAGGAAATAGTGAAATCATATTGTGTAAGTGGATTAGGTAAGGAATTATTAAATAAATTAGAGCCAAGTACGAGTATAAAAGTAGTGAGAAACCGCTTGAATGAAACGACGGAAGCGCGAGCTATAGTAGATGCAGAAGGGCATGTTCCTTTCTTCGGCATTTCAAATATTGCAAGTACAATTCAAAAATTAGAAAAAGGTATGATTTTAGACCCTGAAGAGTTAGTAAGTGTTTCAGACTTTTTACGCGGATGTAGAAAGATTAAAAAGTTTATGTTAGATAAAGAATTTTTTGCGCCAGTATTAGCTTCTTATGCAAATTCAATGACTGAATATAAAAGTATTGAAGAGGAAATCAACTTTTCTATTAAAGGAAATAGTATTGATGCAGCTGCGAGTAAAGAGTTAAAAAGAATTCGAAATAACATTGATTCTGTAGAAGGAAAAATAAAAGAGCGTTTAACGAAATTTTTAAATAGTAGTGCAAATAAGAAGTATATTCAAGAATTCTTTATTAGTAAGAAGGATGATAGGTATACGATTCCAATTAAATCTTCTTATAAAAATCAAGTAGCGGGAAGTATAGTTGAAGCGTCCGCTAAAGGTTCTACTGTATTTATAGAACCGCATACAGTTACAAAGTTAAATGTAGAACTCGCAAGTTTGAAAGCAGAAGAAGCGATGGAAGAGTATCAAATTTTAGCGACTTTATCAGGGATAGTAGTAGAAAACATTTATCATATAAAAATTAATATGGAATTGATTAGTCAATATGATATGGTATTTGCGAAAGCGAAGTTTAGTAAATCGATCGATGGGATAGAACCGAAATTAAATGATCATGGCTACATTCATTTAGTAAATTGTAAGCATCCGCTTTTAAGTGGGAAAGTAGTACCGCTACACTTTGAAATCGGTCAAAACTACCGTAGTTTAATTATTACAGGACCAAATGCGGGCGGGAAAACAATTGTGCTAAAAACAATTGGATTGTTAACTTTAGCGACAATGTCAGGCTTGCATATTGCTGGAGATAAAGAAACCGAAATTGCTATTTTCGAAAATGTATTTGTAGATATTGGTGATAATCAAAGTATTGAAAATGCACTAAGTACATTTTCATCACATATGAAAAATTTATCTGAGATTATGAGGATGTCAAATAATAATACGTTGCTATTATTTGATGAAATAGGAAGCGGGACTGAACCGAATGAAGGAGCAGCACTTGCAATTTCTATTTTAGAGGAGTTTTATCTTGCAGGATGTATTACAGTTGCGAGTACGCATTACGGTGAAATTAAACGCTTCTCAGAAATGCACGATGATTTTATGAATGCAGCGATGCAATTTAATAGTGAAACGTTAGAACCACTTTATAAATTAGTAATCGGTAAATCAGGTGAAAGTAATGCGCTTTGGATTGCAAATAAAATGAACGTAAGAGAACATGTACTGAAAAGAGCGAAAGAGTACATGGGAAATAAAGAATACGCATTAGAAAAAGTAAATGAAAGTAAAATTAGAAAACCGAAATTCGTGCAAGAAAAAAGAGAAAATCATTACGAGTACAAAATCGGTGATCGTGTAAATTTATTAGACTATGATGATTTTGGCATTATCTATAAGGAAATAGATAATTTCTATAATGTTGTTGTATATTATAACGGTGAATTTGTTGAAGTAAATGTAAAATGTATTACTTTAGAGGTAGCAGCAAAAGAATTATATCCAGAGGGATACGATTTAAATACACTATTTGTCGATTATAAAGAAAGAAAAATGCAACACGACATTGAGCGTGGATCAAAAAAAGCACTTCGTAAAATCCAAAAAGAAATAAGAAAGAATAGAGGATAA
- the amyS gene encoding alpha-amylase yields MFKRITIVGLSVVLFLPGIYGESKAYADTVNNGTLMQYFEWYAPNDGNHWNRLRTDAENLAQKGITSVWIPPAYKGTTQNDVGYGAYDLYDLGEFNQKGAVRTKYGTKAQLKSAIEALHKQNIDVYGDVVMNHKGGADYTETVTAVEVDRNNRNIEVSGDYEINAWTGFNFPGRGDTYSNFKWKWYHFDGTDWDEGRKLNRIYKFRGIGKAWDWEVSSENGNYDYLMYADLDFDHPDVANEMKNWGTWYANELNLDGFRLDAVKHIDHEYLRDWVNHVRQQTGKEMFTVAEYWQNDIQTLNNYLAKVNYNQSVFDAPLHYNFHYASKGNGNYDMRNILNGTVMQNHPALAVTLVENHDSQPGQSLESVVSPWFKPLAYAFILTRTEGYPSVFYGDYYGTSGNSSYEIPALKDKIDPILTARKNFAYGTQRDYLDHPDVIGWTREGDSVHANSGLATLISDGPGGSKWMDVGKNNAGEVWRDITGNQTNTVTINKDGWGQFHVSGGSVSIYVQQ; encoded by the coding sequence ATGTTTAAAAGAATAACAATAGTCGGATTGTCAGTTGTTTTGTTTTTACCTGGTATATATGGGGAGAGTAAGGCATATGCAGATACAGTTAACAATGGAACGTTAATGCAGTATTTTGAGTGGTACGCTCCGAATGATGGGAATCATTGGAATCGTTTGCGTACTGATGCTGAAAATTTAGCGCAAAAAGGAATTACATCTGTTTGGATACCACCTGCATATAAAGGAACTACGCAAAATGACGTAGGATATGGAGCATATGATTTATATGATTTGGGTGAATTCAATCAAAAGGGAGCAGTGCGGACGAAATATGGGACGAAAGCACAATTGAAATCTGCAATTGAAGCTTTACATAAGCAAAACATCGATGTATACGGTGATGTAGTTATGAATCATAAGGGGGGAGCGGATTATACGGAAACTGTAACAGCTGTTGAGGTAGACCGTAACAATCGAAATATTGAAGTATCAGGTGATTATGAAATTAATGCATGGACAGGGTTTAACTTTCCTGGGCGAGGAGATACGTATTCTAACTTCAAATGGAAATGGTATCATTTTGACGGAACGGATTGGGATGAAGGAAGGAAATTAAATCGAATTTATAAATTTAGGGGGATAGGTAAAGCGTGGGACTGGGAAGTGTCTAGCGAGAATGGAAATTATGATTATTTGATGTATGCAGACCTTGATTTTGATCATCCAGATGTTGCGAATGAGATGAAAAATTGGGGGACGTGGTATGCGAATGAATTAAATTTAGATGGCTTTCGTTTAGATGCTGTTAAACATATTGATCATGAATATTTACGCGATTGGGTAAATCATGTCAGGCAGCAAACGGGGAAAGAAATGTTTACGGTGGCTGAATATTGGCAAAATGATATCCAGACTTTAAATAATTATTTAGCGAAAGTCAATTATAATCAATCTGTATTTGATGCACCACTGCATTATAATTTTCATTATGCTTCAAAAGGAAATGGGAATTATGATATGAGAAATATTTTAAATGGAACAGTAATGCAAAATCATCCTGCACTCGCAGTAACTCTCGTTGAGAATCATGATTCTCAGCCTGGACAATCATTGGAATCTGTAGTAAGTCCGTGGTTTAAACCGTTAGCATATGCATTTATTTTAACTCGTACAGAGGGCTATCCTTCCGTTTTTTATGGTGATTACTATGGGACAAGCGGAAATAGTAGTTATGAAATTCCAGCGCTAAAAGATAAAATTGATCCGATTTTGACAGCACGAAAAAACTTTGCATATGGTACGCAGCGTGATTATTTAGACCATCCAGATGTGATTGGCTGGACAAGAGAAGGTGATAGTGTACATGCTAATTCTGGTTTAGCAACATTAATCTCTGATGGACCAGGAGGATCAAAGTGGATGGATGTTGGAAAGAATAATGCAGGGGAAGTATGGCGCGATATTACAGGTAATCAAACAAATACTGTAACAATTAATAAGGACGGATGGGGACAGTTCCATGTAAGTGGAGGATCAGTTTCCATATATGTTCAGCAGTGA
- a CDS encoding arylamine N-acetyltransferase family protein — MTDFQKQFFARLNIEEKHKVSFEDLPNLMYAMAQTVPFENLNILEKNFKEISKENLKEKILVNNRGGLCYELNPTMYYFLKDSGFDVHLVSGTVYNAANSIWAVDSGHIATVLTHHNELYLIEVGFGSYLPLAPVPFSGEVIHSVTGDYRIRKEMTEKGNYMLEMRKNNEFLDQSSTDDWMLGYAFYIEEVDEEKANAAQKIIVEHEGSPFNKVPLIVKLAEGGHASLTKDSLTIAKNGKKTKENVTDVQYKNLLHSKFGITL, encoded by the coding sequence ATGACCGACTTTCAAAAGCAATTTTTTGCAAGATTAAATATAGAAGAAAAACACAAAGTTTCATTTGAAGATTTACCCAACCTTATGTACGCAATGGCACAAACTGTTCCTTTTGAAAACTTAAATATTCTCGAAAAGAATTTTAAAGAAATATCAAAAGAAAATTTGAAAGAGAAAATTTTAGTAAATAACCGTGGCGGTCTTTGTTATGAACTCAATCCTACTATGTATTACTTCCTGAAAGATTCTGGATTCGATGTTCATCTCGTTTCAGGAACAGTTTATAACGCTGCAAACTCCATATGGGCTGTTGATTCTGGCCATATCGCAACCGTTTTAACACATCATAATGAACTTTATTTAATTGAAGTAGGATTCGGATCATACTTACCTCTTGCCCCTGTCCCTTTCTCAGGTGAAGTCATTCACTCTGTTACAGGAGATTATCGTATTCGTAAAGAAATGACCGAAAAGGGAAACTACATGTTAGAGATGCGAAAAAATAATGAGTTTTTGGATCAATCTTCTACTGATGATTGGATGTTAGGCTATGCATTTTATATAGAAGAAGTGGATGAAGAAAAAGCAAATGCAGCACAAAAAATTATTGTTGAACATGAAGGCTCACCATTTAACAAAGTACCTCTCATTGTAAAACTAGCTGAAGGTGGGCATGCATCTTTAACAAAGGATAGTCTCACAATAGCGAAAAACGGTAAAAAAACGAAAGAAAACGTTACAGATGTGCAATATAAAAACCTTTTACATTCAAAATTCGGAATTACATTATAA